Genomic segment of Candidatus Chlorohelix allophototropha:
TTGTTTGACTCATGACGCCATAGTCCTTTCAATGCTCTTTTTTCAGTTAGAATGTTACTTATTATACTATCCTAAGAATAATAGAAAATACCTATGGAATGCAATTATTTTCGGGAATAATCCTATAGGAAATAGCATTGATATAGATTATATATTTCAATAAGCGGAAAAACATTTTTAGAATGTAAAAACTATTTGAGGAAATGGTCTATTTCAGCCGTTCTTGTAATTTTTCAAAGAAGCTGATTATTTTTGAGTATATTCTAAAACCAAGCGATTTTCGGATTGTCACTAATTCAGCCTCTAGGCTTTTAGCCCAGTTTTCAAGCTTATTTTGTTCTTCTTTGAGAGCAGAATTTTGCTTAAGTAGTTCGCTGCGTTCGCGAGAGTGTTCCCTGAGTAGATATACTTCCCTTTCGTGTGCGCTTATTTCAGGGGCGTATTTACCTTCCAAGAATAGCGGTTTGGTAGCTTGTTTTTCGAGCCGCAGGTTTATAAATTTGTGCCAAAGCGGCTGCATCTCATCATTTTCAACTGTGTTAGAGCCGTTATCGCGCACATTTACAGTGGCAGTTACTTCCGGTAGGGTAATGATTTTGAATATTTGAGCGGCGCGATTTAAAAATTCCCAATCCTCTGCCAGTTCCATTTGCACATCGAAACGCAGCGTGGTTTGTTCGACCAACTGTCGCGGAATCGCAAAACAGCAGTTTGGTACCTCATTATGGTCTTGCTGTGCCAACGCATTAAACGGAGTGGTATATTTGGGTTCGGTTGCTTTAACGGTATATGGATAGGTTTGGTCGGGTTGCGCTACTATCACGCGCCTTTTATTGGCAAAGGTCTGGAAAATGTAACCCGAACCATGTTTTTCAACTGCTTGATAGAGAGTTTGAACGTGGTTTGGAAATAAAAGATCATCGTCATCGAGAAAGCTGATGTATTTTCCCCTCGCCTTTTCCATTAATGTATTCAAGGGTGCAGTTCGGCTTTTACCATCGACCGGAATGATCTGGATTTTCTCCTGAAAGGCTGACGGAAATTTAGTGATTATATTTGTTAGGTTTCTTCTAACCTCCTCCTGTTCAGGAAAGGTTAAAAGCACCTCGAAATCTGTTATAGTATCCTGAGCATAGATAGAGTCAAGCGCTTCTTCCAGAAGCTCCAAGCGATCTCCCAGTGTTCGCATTAAGATTGAAAGAAACGGTGCAGGGCTTGGGGTTGCATTTTTTTCATGATTACAGGGGGTAAGTAGCCAAACAAAAGACTTTACATAACAATCGCGATTTAATGTTTCACCCATCCAACGCAGTGCTTCTCCGGCAAGCGTGGGTAGGCTCAAAATCGATTTAGACTCTACAAAGGAGCTGTTAGGATCGCAAAGGTTGTTTTCCGCTTGTACCTCCCACCCGCTCAATTGAGCTTGAAGCGATGGGCGCGTGAAACCGGGAGTTACAATTCCACCTCCGGTTAGTAGTTCAAGCGTATTTATCAGGTATCCCGCGTTTCGGCAAACCAGTACTAACGGTAAGATCGGCTGATAGCCCGCCAGATGCTCAAGAAGTGAGGTAGGAAGCTCTCCAGAGATAAATAGGCAGACGGCACAGGTAAACTGGAATCGAGCCAGCGCCTTTTCTAGGCTGCTGCTATCGAGCGCGTCTACCGATAGATGAGCGAAATACAATTCGTCAGAAAAAGCCTCTAATTCTGGAAGCCCAACACATAGCACGGTTCCACGCAAACCCTCTGCTTGCAGTAACTCTATCACCTTCTGCCCGATTTGCTCTTCGGAAACTCGTGTCATTATTTATCCTGCTAGCTTTTGCTCAATGGTTTGCTTAAAATCCAGCCC
This window contains:
- a CDS encoding glycosyltransferase family 2 protein: MTRVSEEQIGQKVIELLQAEGLRGTVLCVGLPELEAFSDELYFAHLSVDALDSSSLEKALARFQFTCAVCLFISGELPTSLLEHLAGYQPILPLVLVCRNAGYLINTLELLTGGGIVTPGFTRPSLQAQLSGWEVQAENNLCDPNSSFVESKSILSLPTLAGEALRWMGETLNRDCYVKSFVWLLTPCNHEKNATPSPAPFLSILMRTLGDRLELLEEALDSIYAQDTITDFEVLLTFPEQEEVRRNLTNIITKFPSAFQEKIQIIPVDGKSRTAPLNTLMEKARGKYISFLDDDDLLFPNHVQTLYQAVEKHGSGYIFQTFANKRRVIVAQPDQTYPYTVKATEPKYTTPFNALAQQDHNEVPNCCFAIPRQLVEQTTLRFDVQMELAEDWEFLNRAAQIFKIITLPEVTATVNVRDNGSNTVENDEMQPLWHKFINLRLEKQATKPLFLEGKYAPEISAHEREVYLLREHSRERSELLKQNSALKEEQNKLENWAKSLEAELVTIRKSLGFRIYSKIISFFEKLQERLK